In Streptomyces sp. HUAS ZL42, the DNA window AGACCCCGACCAGCGCCAGGTCGCTCTTCGGGTGCTGTGGCTTCTCCTCCAGGCCCATCACCCGCCCCGCCCCGTCCAGTTCGGCGACACCGAACGACGCCGGCTCGGGCACGTGAGTCAGCAGGATGCGGGCGTCGGGCCGATCGCGGCGGAAGTCGTCGACGACGCCGGAGATGCCGCCGACGATGAAGTTGTCGCCCAGGTACATCACGAAGTCGTCGTCGCCCAGAAAGTCGCGGGCGATGAGCACGGCGTGCGCGAGCCCGAGCGGTGCCTCCTGCGGGAGGTAGGTCACGTCGAGGCCGAACCGGGAGCCGTCGCCGACGGCTGCGCGGATCTCCGGCGCGGTGTCGCCGACGACGATGCCGGTCTCGGTCACTCCGGCAGCGGCGATCGCCTCCAGGCCGTAGAACAGCACCGGTTTGTTGGCCACCGGCACGAGTTGCTTCGCGGAGGTGTGGGTGATGGGGCGGAGGCGGGTTCCGGCTCCGCCGCACAGGACGAGTGCTTTCATGATGAACGTCCCACTGGTGAGTGCTCCGGGGGGCGTGCAGCCGTGTCCGGATGCGCGGCGAACCAGGCAATGGTGTGGCGAAGCCCCTCTTCCAGCGGCACGGTCGGGTTCCAGCCGAGTCCTTCGAGGGCACGCGTGATGACGGGGCGCCGGCGTACGGGGTCGTCGACGGGCAGGGGCAGGAAGCGCAGTCCGCCTTCCGATCCGGTGATCAGCAGCACCATTTCGGCAAGCTCCCGCACCGTCCGCTCGGTGGGGTTGCCGAGGTTGACCGGGCCCGGAAGGTCCGCGTCGACCATGGCCAGCAGGCCGCGGATCAGATCGTCCACATAACACAGGCTCCGGGTCTGGCTGCCGTCTCCGAACACGGTGAGAGCTTCCCCGTCCAGCGCCTGGTTGACGAACGTGGAGACCACCCGGCCGTCGTCGGCGCGCATCCGGGGGCCGTACGTGTTGAAGATCCGCACGATGCCGGCGTCGACGCCCTGACTGCGCCGGTAGGCCATGGTGAGCGCCTCGGCGAAGCGTTTGGCCTCGTCGTAGACACTTCGGGGCCCGACCGGGTTGACGTGTCCCCAGTAGTCCTCGTCCTGCGGGTGCACCGCGGGGTCGCCGTACACCTCGCTGGTCGACGCGAGGACGAAACGGGCCTGGTGCCGGACCGCCAGTCGCAGCAGGTTCTCGGTGCCGCGGCTGCCGGCGGCCAGTGTCTCCAGTGGATGACGGCCGTAGTCGAACGGGGACGCCGGGCTCGCGAGGTGCACGATGGCGTCGACGTCGCCGTCGACCCTGAGCCGCTCCGTGACGTCGGCCGGGGTGAGCACGAATCCGGACTCGTTGAGCAGGTCGGCCACGTTGGATGCCCGGCCCGACGAGAAGTTGTCCAGGCAGCAGACGCGGTCGCCCCTGCGCAGCAGCGCTTCGCACAGATGCGATCCCAGGAAGCCGCTCCCGCCGGACACCACGACACGCATGAGCTCTCTCCTGCCGGTCAGCCGAGCCGTGGTCGACCCGGGGCGCACAGCGTCCAGCCCGCGGCGCTCCAGACCACCGGGTCGAGGATGTTGCGCGCGTCGACGATGACCGGGGTGCGCACCACCGTGGCGAGGGCCGCGGGGTCGAGCTCCCGGTACTGGGGCCATTCGGTCAGGTGCAGGACGACATCGGCCTGCTCGCACGCCTTGGTCACGTCGAGGGCGAACTGCAGTGCGGGGTACGCCGCGCGGGCGTTGTCGACCGCCTCGGGGTCGTGCACGCGGACCTGGGCTCCGCGGCGCCGGATCGCGTCCGCGACGGCGAGCGCCGGGGAGTCCCGTACGTCGTCGCTGCGCGGCTTGAAGGCGGCGCCCAGGACCGCGACGTTCCGCTGCGCGAAGTCGCCGCCCACGACCCGTTGGGCGAGGGCGACGGTGCGCTCGCGCTGGCGGGTGTTGATCTCGTCGACCTGGCGCAGGAACGCCACCGACTCGCCCTGCCCGAGTTCCTCGGCCCGTGCGGCGAAGGCCCGTATGTCCTTGGGCAGGCAGCTGCCGCCGAAGCCGAGCCCGGGTGCGAGGAACCGGGGCCCGATGCGGGAGTCCGCGCCCATCGCCCGGGCCAGCGTGAGCACGTCGGCGCCCGTCGCGTCGCAGATCTCCGCCATGGCGTTGATGAAGGAGATCTTGGTCGCGAGGAAGGAGTTCGAGGCCACTTTGACGAGTTCGGCGGTGGCGGGGTCGGTGACGAAGACCGGTATGTCGGCCGCCAGGAGGGGCGCATAGAGGGCACGCAGCCGCGCTTCGGCAGGCACCGAGCGGACGCCCACCACGATGCGCTCGGGCCGCAGAGTGTCCTGGACCGCGCAGCCCTCCCGCAGGAACTCCGGGTTCCAGGCGACATCGGCAGTGGGATCGACGGCCCGCAGCCGCCGGGCCAGTCGGTCGGCGGTACCGACGGGGACGGTTGACTTCCCGACAACCAGGACGCGGTCGTGTCCGCTGTCGTGCAGATGCGCGGCCAGGCCGTCCACGGCGGCCTCGACGTACCTCAGATCGGAGGCACCCGAACCGGGCTGCTGGGGGGTGCCGACACAGACGAAGTGCGTGCCGGCGAACCGGGCGGCCTCGGCCAGTGAGGTGGTGAAGCGCAGCCGCCCCGCGTCCACCATCCGCTTGAGCATGCCGGACAGGCCGGGCTCGTAGAACGGGGGTCTGCCGGCGCCGAGCGCACCGATCCGCTCCGCGTCGATGTCCACGCCGAGCACCTCGTGCCCGATCTCCGCCATGCAGGCGGCGTGGACCGCTCCTACGTATCCGGTACCGATGACTGTCAGGCGCATGGTGGTCTCCGTGGTGGGCGTGTCGTCGGAGGCGTGTCCCCCGGTGGACGCTCGGTTCAGGGACGGGGAGCGGGGCTCCGACGCTCGGTTCACGGACCGGGGGCGGTTCCCCGGGTCCGGCTCGTGCCGGTTGCCACCCGGTCATGGAGGGGCGGCAGGCCGAGCAGCTCGCGGTAGCAGTCGTCGACGGCCGCGCACATGGCTTGGGGCGCGAAGGACGTACGGACCCGCCGGCGCCCCTGCCGCCCCATCTCGGCGGCCTCCCCCGGGTGGTCGAGCAGCCAGGAGACCGCCCGCGCCTCGCCCTCGGGATCGGCCGGCGGTACGAGCAGGCCCGTGGCGCCGTGCTCGACCAGATCGGGTACACCGTTGACAGCCGTGGCGACGACTGGCCGAGCAGCGGCCAGCGCCTCGGTGAGCGCGCGGCCGAGGCCCTCGTAGAGCGACGTCATCACGAAGACGTCCAGCCCTGCCACCAGCCAGGACGCGTCCGGCCGGTATCCGGTGAAGGTCACGTCGACGTCCAGTTCCGCGGCGAGTCGCCGGACCTCGTCCTCCAGCGGTCCGTCGCCGATCACGACGAACGCGGTGCCGGGGTGATCGGCACGGATCGCGGCCGCCATGCGGACGAAGTCCCAAGGGGCCTTCTGGTAGTCGATACGGCCGACGGTGCCGATGAGGGTCTTTTCGCGAGGCACACCCAGTACATGGCGCGCGACGGGGTCGAACCCCTCGGGGATGTGCCCCAGGTCCACGGCCGACGGCACCACGTGGACCAGACCCGGTGGGGCCAGGCGCTCGTCGACCGCCTCTCGGGCGACGCGCGGCGCGACAGCGAGGAAGCGGTGGGTGAAGCGCCGCGTCGCCCGCTCCAGCCAGCGGTACGCCGTGCGCCGACGGCGCGACATGTACGGGTGGAAGCTGAAGCCGTGGAAGGTGTGCACCACCACGGGCGTACGGCACAGCCGCGCGGCGGCCCGCCCGAGGAACCCCCCCTTCCCCGAGTGGGTGTGCACGACGGTGAACCGCTCACGGCGGACCAGGCGCACCAGCCTCCACAGCACCAGGAGGTCCACGGGGGTCAGGGTGTGCCGGAACCCCGGTATCTCGGCCGTGCGCAGTCCGGCGGCGCGCGCCGGTTCCCAGAGGTCACCCCCCGGGACCCCGGCGATCCACACCTCGTACCGCTCGGGGTCCATTCCCTCTGCCGACAGCAGCGTGTTGCCACCGGCTCCCGCCTCGAAGCGGGTGATGACGTGAAGGACCTTGATACGGGGCAGCACCGGCGGTGTCGGCAGCGTCGCCGCCGGTGCCACCTGTGGGGGCGTCGCGGGCCAGCCCACGGCTTCGCCGTCCGACCGCCCCGAGCCGGTCACGAGCGTCCCGTTCTGCATGGTCGATCACCACCGTCGAGGTAAGTCGTATATTTACGCTGTATACGTACATCATTACTCTATCGGGCACCATGCGTCAATTCATCAGAAGATGGACACCTGAGACGATCGCCGGAGGAACGCGCATGGTCCTGGCCGACGTGAACGCCGTCGAGCATCTGCTGGTCTGCCCCCGCTGCCGGTCGCCGCTGGTCTCGCGGCCCGGGGGCTTCAACTGCACCGCGCCCGGCTGCCCCCACCGCGTTCCCATGGCCTTTCCCGTCGCCGGCCGGTGGCCGGTCCTGGTCGACTTCGAGCGCAGCGTCGTGGACCGCAAGGCCGTCGTGGCGGCGGCCGGCGGCACCGATTCCGAACGGCCGCGCCGCGCCGCCGGCGCCGACGGACTGCCGGCGCCGTTGCGCCGCATCTTCAAACCGCCCAACCGCGTCGCGGCCCGGAACGTCGAGCTGCTGCTGCGGACCCTTCCCGGTCGCGCGCCGCTGCTGCTCGTCGTCGGCGGGGCCACCGTCGGCAACGGCGTGGGTGCCGTCTACCGCGATCCGCGCGTCCAGGTGATCGGGTTCGACATCGTCGGCAGCACCGTGACGCAGTTGATCGCCGACGCCCACCAGATTCCGCTGTCCTCGGCGAGCGTCGACGCGGTGCTGGTGCAGGCCGTACTCGAGCACGTTCTCGATCCGGCCCGGGTCGTGGCGGAAGTCCACCGGGTCCTGCGGGACGACGGGCTCGTCTACGCCGAGACCCCGTTCCTGCAGCAAGTGCACGCCGGCGCCCACGACTTCACGCGGTTCACCGCGAGCGGCCACCGCTATCTCTTCCGCCGCTTCGAGGAGCTCGCCGCCGGACCGGTGACCGGGCCCGGTACTCAACTGCTGTGGAGCGCCGACCACCTGGTCCGCGGCCTGACCCGGTCCGCTCTCGCGGGCCGCGTGGCGCGCGGGCTGCTGTTCTGGCTGCGTGCCCTCGACCGCCTGGTGCCGGCGAACTACGCGATGGACGACGCCACCGCCTACTACTTCCTGGGGCGCAAGCAGGACGGTGAGATGTCGGCCGCGGAGATCCTGACCTATTACCGCGGGGCACAGGTCTGACGCCGCCCGGCGGTCACGCGGCGGGCACCGGCCGGCCCGTGTGCGCGGCTGCCACCATCGCCGCGAGTCCGTCCCGTACGCCTGTCTCGGGCCGAAAACCGAAGGCCTCACGAGCGACCGTGATGTCCGCAGCGGTACGACGGGCGTCTCCGGGCCGGCGGGGCACGCGCACCACACGGACGGAGGCGCCCAGCAGCCGGAGGAGACCGACGACCTGATTCATCGTCACTTCGGAGCCCCCGCCCACATTGGCCACCCCGCTCCATGACGAGAGCGCGGCCTTGCGCATGGCGGTCACCACGTCCGCGACGTAGGTGAAGTCGCGGCTCTGCTCACCGTCTCCGTACAGCGTGAACGGCCGCTGGGTGAGGGCTGCCGCAACCAGCCGGGAGAACGCCATGTCGGGTCGCTGCCGGGGGCCGTAGACGCTGAACAAGCGGAGGGATACGGCGGGCACACCGAAAGCGGTGCGATACGTCTCGCACAGGTGCTCCGCGGCCAGCTTGGTCACGCCGTACGGGGAGACGGGCCTCGGACGCACCGTCTCACTGGTCGGATACGTCTCGGCGTCCCCGTAGACCGACGAACTGGAGGCGTACACGAGCCGACGCAGCCCGGTGGCGCGGGCCGTCTCGAGGACGCGCTGGGTGGCCAGGACGTTGCGTTCCACGTAGTCGGCGAACTCCGGGCCCCAGGAACCTCGCACACCGGGCTGCCCGGCCAGGTGGTAGACCGCGTCGGCGTCGGCGAAGAACGCCTCCAGGGGCGCTGCCAGCAGATCCTCCTGCCGGAAGGTGAAACGGTCCCGGCCCAGCAGGGGGTGGAGGTTCTCCCGCTTGCGCGCGGGATCGTAGTAGTCCGTCATGGCGTCGACGCCTGTCACGTCGTCGCCACAGGACAGCAGGTGCTCGCAGAGATGGGAGCCGATGAACCCGGCTGCCCCGGTCACGACGGCGCGCATCAGCATCGGCCTCCCTCGGTGCGCAGCTTCTCCTCCCCGACCGCCCCGTCGCAGGAGGTCCCGGACCCCTCCCAGGCGGCGGACAGGAGGTACCACGGCGTGCGGGCGACGAAGAGAATCACGGTGACCGGGGTGATGTGCGCGAGGAGCTTCGCGTCCATCGCGACCCGGCGCGGGACCATGACCTCGAGGTAGTACCGCTCGGGATCCGGACTGCCGTCGAACACCACCGCGTCGGAGCGCGAACGGAGTTGGCACGGTCCGGTGAGCCCGGGGCGGTGGCGGAACACCCAGTGGCACTCCGGCGGATAGCGGTGGGCCAGTTCGACGGCCTCCGGACGCGGACCCACCAGGGTCATGTCCCCGCGCAGGACGTTGAACAGTTGCGGCAGTTCGTCAAGGCCGAAGCGCCTGAGCTGCCGTCCCGTGCCGGTCACGCGCGGATCGGAGGTGCCGGTGAGCCCGGGACCCGCGGCGTCCTGCCGCATGGTGCGGAACTTGTAGAGAGTGAACTCCTGCGCGCCCTCACCCATGCGCCGCTGGCGGAAGATCGTCGGCCGACCGCTCGTGGCGCGCACCAGGACAGCGAGAAACAGCAGCAGGGGCGACAGCAGGACGAGCAGCACCAGCGACACGGCGACGTCCAGGGCGCGGCGCGGCCAGGTGAGGCGCACCGGGGTCATGAGCGGGAGAACCTGCTCTCGCAGGTGACCAGTGGTGTCCATGGATGGTGTCCCTTCCTTGCCTGCCGCCGCCGTCACGGCGCCCCTGGGAGTTCCAGAGCCGCCTTCCATCGGTGAAGCCAGGCGTCGTACGAGTAGCGCCGGCGGACGACGGCCCGGGCGCCGCGTCCCAGCCGCTCGCGGGCGGCGTCCGAGCCGTCGAGCAGCGCCCGGACCGCTTCGGTCCAGTCACCGTCGTCGCGGGCTGCCGGCATCCGGAACTGACGCAGGATGTCGGCGTTCACCCCGATCGGCGTGGCCACCGAGGGCACACCCGCGGCTCCGTACTGGAGCAGCTTGTAGCCGCACTTGCCCAGGCTGTAGGTGGTCGCGGGCAGGGGCATCAGACCGATGTCCATGTCGGCCAGTACGGTCCGCTCGCTGTGCGGGCTCCAGGCGACACGGTCGATGAAGGCCTCCAGACGGCCCAGGGAAGGCTGCGTCGTACCGACGAGTGTCAGGCGCGCGCCGCTGCTGCGGTGGATCTCTTCCAGCGCTCCCGCCACAAGAAGCAGGTACGCCTCGTTGTCGCGCGAGCCGATCCAGCCGAGCCGCGGTGGATCGTGCAGCGCGTAGGAGGTCTTCGGCGTGTAGTCCTCCGGCGCCACGCAGCTGGGGATCACCACGACGTCGCCGTGATGATGCGCCGCCCAGTCCCCGAGGATGTCGTTGCCCGCGATGACGCGGTCCGCGTGACGCACGGCGGTCCGTGCCTTGTCGGCCTTGGGTGCCAGCCTGCGCGCCAGACCTCCGGCACCGTGATCCCACTGCAGGGCGTCGTCGAAGTCGTACACGGCGAATTCGGCGCTCGCGAGCAGGCGCCGCTCCCACCAGCCGCGGCTGAGCGGCGAGGCCTCCCGGTGCAGCAGCAGCCGCCTCGGCCGCGCGGTCACGAGCTGGTGCAGCCGGAGTTCCGCCTGCGCCACGGCCATGGGGTGCCGGGCAAGACGGGCGGGGGCGGCGTCGGCGAGTGAGGCATAGCTGCTGACGGTGAAGTCGGTGTCGACGCGGTCCAGCCATTCGAAGACGCGGACCCGCGAGCTGCCTGCCCGTCGGCTGTAAGGGGTGATCGCGCAGTGGTCCGGGCGACTGTCCGAGGCCCTCATATCAGGCTCCGTCGATAGCGTATATTTACATCGTAAACTTGAATATGCCCCGTCGTGAGCACAGAGTCAAGCCCCGGTTTTCACGACACCCTTTGCTTCGACGCTTCAAGGGCCCGCAGATAATTGCTGTACCGAGGAGACAGGTAGTCCTGGTACGCGCCGTTCACCATCGCATCGCGAATCTCGCGCACACCGTCGACGACCCGGAAATCCTTCGTGAACGAGAGGCTCTGCCGTATGGGAGAGAAATCCACTCGGTAGTTCCGCGGATCGCACTCGTCCCCGAGGAGGTCGATCGTCGATCCGGGGACCTCCTGCAGGACCAGTTCGGCCAGATCCTTGATCAGGTAGTTCTCCTCGTTCGAGCCGCAGTTGTACACCGCGGCCAACGAGGCCGGCCTTCTTTTGAGGCATTTCAGGATCGCCGAAGCAGCGTCGCGGACGTGGAGGAAGGGACGCCACTGAGACCCTCCGTGGACGACGATCCGCCCCTGGGCGACAGCACCGGCCGTCATGATGTTCACGGCCAGGTCGAAGCGCATACGGGGAGACACACCGTGCAGCGTCGCGAAGCGCAGGATGCACGGCTCAGGTCCGGCATTGTGCGCCGAGAGGAGATAGTGCTCCGCAAGCACTTTGGTCTGCGCATAGACCGACTGGGGGTTGAGCGGGGACCAGATGTCGGCCTGTTCACCCTGGGTGCTGCCGTAGTTGCTGCACGTGGACGCGAAGATGATCCGGCCCACGCCGAATTTCCTGCACGCCTCCATGACCCGGATCGTGCCGAGGTAGTTCGTCGCCATCGCCAGATCCTCGTCCACGCCGCATGCGGGATCTCCGACGATCGCAGCGAGGTGGACCACGGAGTCGACGTCCGCCAGTACCGTCCGCCAGGACGCGGCATCCAGCACATCCCCTTGTACGTACGTGACATGAGGCAGGGCGGTTCGGGTGTCCGACACGTAGCCGCTGTCCAGTGAGACGACCTCATATCCGCTGCGGGACAACAACTCGTTGACAACAGAGCCGAGATAGCCTTGTCCCCCGGTGACGAGTACCCGTGTCAGTTTCATCTTCTCCCCTTCCGAATACCTCGATGCGGCCGATTTGGTCAATCTGGGAGAGCCTCATGCATGAGGTGGGATCAGCCGTCGGTCCCCGGTGGGGCGCCGGACGAAATCGGACCCGGCCGGCGGCGACAAAGCCGGCGGAGGAACTTCCAGTGGACTGCGAGTGAGGTCCGCAGTTCCGCACGCCGACCGCGAAGCACCGCCGCCGCCAGCCGCGCCAACGGCTCCAGGGACAGGCTCAGGGCCGTCAGGAGCCACGCCTGAGGCCTGCTCCAGTGCAGGAACGCGTAACGGCTGCGGCTGCACAGCGTCAGATAGTGTCGCCAGGCCCCGAGTTGGGCCGAACTGACGCCCTCCGCGTGGTAGACCCGCGCTTCCCCGATGTAGTACGAGGGCCAGCCGAGACGGCGTGCCCGCAGAGCGAAGTCGACCTCTTCCAGGTACAGGAAGTACTGCTCGTCGAAGCCGTTCAGTTCGGTGAACAGCGGTCGGCGCACCAGGAAGAAGGCACCGATGACCTGGTCGACGGGACCCGACCCCGTCAACTCGTCCGGCCGCAGGTGGTGCGGCGGGAAGAGGGCGGGCACCACCCGGTCGAGCCCTGTCATGGCGCCGACGTAGATGCGCAGGCTGGGGAATCTCGAGCAGGAGATCTCCGGGCGACCGAGTTCGTCCACCATGCGCGCCCCGAAGATACCGAAGCTCTCCGCGGTCGGCGTCCGCAGGAACCGGCCGACGACCCGCAAGGTGTCCGGATACAGCTTCGTGTCCGGGTTGAGGAAGAGCAGGAAGTCGCTGTCGCCCCGGGCGGCACCCTGATTGCAGGCGGCCGCGAAGCCCCGGTTGCGGGAGTTGCGCACCAGGTCGAGCGGGATGTCGCACGCGGGCAGACCGCAGAGGGAGTCGTCGCTGGAGGCGTTGTCCACAAGGATGATCCGCCGCACGCACAGCTCCGACTGGTCGGCTCCGGCGATCGCATCCAGACAGTCGCGCAGATGGTGCCCCGCGTTCCAGTTGACGATCACGACGTCGGCCGTCAGCGAGGCATGAGCCGCTTCGATCACGGCAGCCTCCCTCGAAGAACCAGGGAACACGGAAACTCACCACCCCGGACGGCGTCGCACCGGGCCACAGCGCGGCAGATCGGACAGCACTGGCCCCAAGGGCCCGATTAATGTATGTTTACGACGTATACGTACAGTACCACGGACATGTCCGACTTGGTCAACGGGTGAGGTGAAGCGATGAAGGAGTCAGGCGCGGCACCCTTGGACCGACGGTCCCGGATCGCACTCACGCTCACACTCATGGCCGCCGCGATGCCCGTACGGGTACTGACCCCGGCATCGACGATCGAGGCGGTGTCCCTCCTCGACATCGTCATCGCCGCCATGGCGGTGACGCTCGTCGTCGACTGCGCGAGCCGGCCGCTGAATGTCGGATATCCCTGGCTCTTCGCGTTGCTGTGCATCCCGGCGCTCGTCTGCGCCCTGTCGATGCTGTGGACCCAGAGCAGGCTGACGACGATGCGCGCGACGGCCAGTTACGTCGAAGGCCTCATCGCCTATCTGTTCGTCGTGCGAGAACTGGAAGGTGTGTCGCCGTCACGCGTCATGGTCTATGTCAAGCGGTACGCCTACCTGGTCACCATTCCGGCGGTACTGCTTCTGCTGCACGTACCCGGGTTCGCCCCCCAGGATCTGGATCCCGACGCGGACTCCGGCGGCAATCTCACCTACTACAGCCGTCTGTCACATCCTGTACTCGGCAGGTCGAACAACCTGGCAACCGTTCTGGCGTTCTTCATCCCGCTGCTCTTCTACTGGGGGCACGTCCACCGTGATCGCCGTTTCACCCGTGCCGGCTTCGTTCTGCTGATCGCGGTGGCCTTCACCCAGTCCAGAGGGGTGATCCTCGCCCTCGTCATCACGGCTCTGATCGCCGCCGCAGGGTCCGTTCTCCGCCGCCGCAGCATCGACAGCCGGACGCTGGGGAAAATCGCGGCGGCCGGAGCCGCGACGGCCACCGGAGTCGTCCTGCTGCACAGCTTCAATCCCTACACCAGGGAATTCTTCAAGAACCGGTTCAGCCCCACCAACCTCTTCCTCCGCGAGGATCTCGTTGACGCGGCCATGGACAAGCTGCCGGCTCGGCCTTTCCTCGGTTACGGCGGAGGTGTCGTACCGGACCAGGACCCGGAACTCCTGCTGGGTGTCCACAACACTTATCTGCAGCAGATGCTGTCCTTCGGTCCGGTGCTCGGCGTCCTTGTCTCCGTGTCACTGATCGGGACAGCGGTCTTCTTCTTCTCCCGACGGCAGACGAGGACGGTGTCACGCGTCATCGGTCTCACCCTGCTGGCTCAACTGCTGATCTTCTTCGCCGAGTCCAGCTTCGAAGGGGCGGTCCTGCGTACGCTCTTCTACCTGTCCATCGGTCTGGTGACCGCTCTGGCACGATCCTGCGAAGCCTTCGAAGCCCGGACCGGACATCAGCCGTCGGAGCGTCTGCCCGACGCGGCGGAGCGCACCGTGAGTGCGGCGAACCGCAACGTGTCCCGCAGCAGCTGACGCCGGAGGACGGCCAGCCCCACGACGAAGAGTCCCATGGCACAGCCACCGGAGAGGATCCCCGAAAGGAGATGCTCCCCCCAGCGCCGGCCGAGGTACCACCCGAACGAGGCCGAGACCACACCGACTCCGAGCGGGGCGAGAAGCGGGCGCAGCAACCTGGCACGCAGCCGCCGGGCGGTCGCACGGACGAGGACCGTCACTTCGCCCACCCCGGCTGCCACTCC includes these proteins:
- a CDS encoding O-antigen ligase family protein; protein product: MAAAMPVRVLTPASTIEAVSLLDIVIAAMAVTLVVDCASRPLNVGYPWLFALLCIPALVCALSMLWTQSRLTTMRATASYVEGLIAYLFVVRELEGVSPSRVMVYVKRYAYLVTIPAVLLLLHVPGFAPQDLDPDADSGGNLTYYSRLSHPVLGRSNNLATVLAFFIPLLFYWGHVHRDRRFTRAGFVLLIAVAFTQSRGVILALVITALIAAAGSVLRRRSIDSRTLGKIAAAGAATATGVVLLHSFNPYTREFFKNRFSPTNLFLREDLVDAAMDKLPARPFLGYGGGVVPDQDPELLLGVHNTYLQQMLSFGPVLGVLVSVSLIGTAVFFFSRRQTRTVSRVIGLTLLAQLLIFFAESSFEGAVLRTLFYLSIGLVTALARSCEAFEARTGHQPSERLPDAAERTVSAANRNVSRSS